A DNA window from Centroberyx gerrardi isolate f3 chromosome 5, fCenGer3.hap1.cur.20231027, whole genome shotgun sequence contains the following coding sequences:
- the phactr3b gene encoding phosphatase and actin regulator 3b, with amino-acid sequence MASSDGLDEDCVLQRGRSQSDPSSISEVRLGEAHRADVMDQQRALHSGCLVSGVRTPPVRRNSKLASLGRIFKPWKWRKKKNEKLKPSATLEKKAAVRQSRDDLVRRNPGEPETESDLACGGNSEDPDTPTHSDGEDRDDEPMAPLANTLEDLGSDLDPSTVQDLTEDSKTIGEHSQSEEGEDDSTSLTDPSDDQSMGKAEAAEGKQEAAVAQPQRRASTPPPPNLPVKLLTRLGSLEGPHPVPVKKSPATLPRNFTLPKDPQGSLLRGRISTPTGSPHLGALHPQLPPSCIIEELHRALATKHRQDSFQAKEARSSPKRRLDGRLSRTSSTEKEPAGESESKKESDENKENRRLDEYYSDQDSWNESVISGTLPRRMRKELLAVKLRNRPSKQELEDRNIFPVRSDQERQEIRQQIEMKLAKRLSQRPAVEELESRNILKQRNDQTEQEERREIKQRLNRKLNQRPTVDELRDRKILIRFSDYVEVAKAQDYDRRADKPWTRLSAADKAAIRKELNEFKSNEMEVHSSSKHLTRFHRP; translated from the exons ATGTGATGGACCAGCAGAGAGCGCTGCATTCGGGCTGCCTGGTCTCAGGGGTTCGCACGCCTCCCGTCCGCCGCAACAGCAAGCTGGCCAGCCTGGGACGCATCTTCAAGCCgtggaaatggaggaaaaagaaaaacgagAAGCTGAAGCCCTCGgcaa CGCTGGAGAAGAAGGCAGCTGTACGACAGAGCAGAGATGACCTCGTCAGGAGGAACCCCGGGGAGCCGGAGACAG AGTCAGATCTCGCTTGCGGGGGTAACAGCGAAGACCCCGACACCCCGACACACTCAGACGGTGAGGACAGAGATGACGAGCCCATGGCGCCTTTGGCCAACACCTTGGAAGACCTGGGCAGCGATCTAGATCCCTCCACAG TGCAAGATTTGACCGAGGATTCCAAGACAATCGGAGAGCACAGTCAgagtgaggagggggaggacgaCAGCACGTCCCTCACTGACCCCAGCGATGACCAGTCCATGGGGAAAGCGGAGGCCGCGGAGGGGAAACAGGAAGCGGCGGTGGCCCAGCCTCAGAGACGAGCCAGCACCCCTCCTCCGCCCAACCTGCCGGTCAAACTGCTCACCAGACTGGGCAGCCTAGAGG GCCCTCATCCGGTGCCGGTGAAAAAGTCCCCGGCCACCTTGCCCAGGAACTTCACGCTTCCCAAAGACCCCCAGGGCTCCCTGCTGCGAGGCAGGATCTCCACCCCGACTGGGTCCCCCCACCTCGGGGCCCTGCACCCGCAGTTGCCCCCTAGCTGCATCATTGAGGAATTGCACCGCGCCCTGGCCACCAAACATAGACAGGACAG TTTCCAGGCGAAGGAGGCGCGCTCGTCTCCGAAGCGCCGTCTAGACGGTCGTCTGTCCCGCACCTCCAGCACAGAGAAGGAGCCTGCCGGCGAGTCGGAGAGCAAGAAGGAGTCCGATGAGAACAAGGAGAACCGGCGTCTAGACGAATACTACAGCGACCAGGACAGCTGGAATGAGTCCGTTATCTCTG gcacCCTCCCGCGCAGAATGAGGAAGGAGCTGCTGGCCGTGAAGCTTCGGAACCGGCCCAGcaagcaggagctggaggaccGCAACATCTTCCCCGTCCGCAGCGACCAGGAGCGCCAGGAGATCCGCCAGCAGATAGAGATGAAGCTGGCCAA GAGACTGAGCCAGAGGCCAgcggtggaggagctggagagtcGGAACATCTTGAAAC AAAGAAATGACCAGActgaacaggaggagaggagggaaatcaAACAGCGGCTGAATAGAAAG cTTAACCAGCGGCCGACAGTGGATGAGCTGCGGGACAGGAAGATCCTCATTCGTTTCAGCGACTATGTGGAAGTGGCCAAAGCTCAGGACTACGACAGACGCGCTGACAAGCCCTGGACCAGACTGTCAGCTGCTGACAAG GCAGCAATACGGAAGGAGCTGAACGAGTTCAAAAGTAACGAGATGGAAGTTCATTCTTCGAGCAAGCACCTGACAAG GTTCCACCGGCCTTAG
- the ppp1r3db gene encoding protein phosphatase 1, regulatory subunit 3Db, protein MSGACEGRQQRASAGKAETHPQFISGFSSASATKTTTIRLRDIYDPKPQPPKAPVQIRPPSPRTPSAKEPALKQSLSSDPPTKPIMRRRAQSLPSSAERKKELKSPQVRFVDSLGLELEEVKFFKVAESPLIPQHVFSRLLMSSELAFGKSLELSLPYFKPCFPDNMGAQPGFLKRLCCQSVCLEQVLCSELGIIGTVQVLNLAFEKEVTVHYSFTNWRISTDTAASWVSSGCRGEPDAPETDIFRFRLPVPPFILQPGAILEFAICYHVEGCKYWDNNDGHNYKLSCHSYKLTVPRECEDSMLHFT, encoded by the coding sequence ATGTCCGGAGCTTGTGAAGGCCGGCAGCAGAGGGCTTCTGCTGGGAAGGCTGAGACACATCCTCAGTTCATCAGCGGCTTCAGCAGCGCGTCCGCCACCAAAACAACCACCATCCGTCTTAGGGACATTTACGATCCCAAACCTCAACCTCCCAAAGCCCCGGTCCAGATCCGCCCTCCGAGTCCGAGAACCCCCTCGGCGAAGGAGCCCGCGTTGAAGCAGAGCCTGTCCAGCGATCCTCCAACCAAGCCCATCATGAGGAGACGAGCTCAGTCTCTTCCTTCGTCcgcggagaggaagaaagagctCAAGAGCCCGCAGGTGCGCTTCGTGGACTCACTGGGCCTCGAGCTAGAGGAAGTGAAGTTCTTCAAAGTTGCGGAGAGCCCCCTGATCCCGCAACACGTCTTCTCCAGACTGCTGATGAGCTCTGAACTGGCCTTCGGGAAGTCACTGGAGCTGTCCCTGCCCTACTTCAAGCCTTGTTTCCCCGACAATATGGGAGCTCAGCCCGGCTTCCTGAAGCGTCTCTGCTGTCAGAGCGTGTGCCTGGAGCAGGTCCTCTGTTCAGAGCTGGGGATAATTGGCACTGTACAAGTACTTAATTTAGCTTTTGAGAAAGAGGTCACAGTGCATTACTCTTTCACCAACTGGAGGATCTCCACGGACACGGCGGCATCCTGGGTATCAAGTGGTTGCCGTGGGGAGCCTGATGCGCCAGAGACGGATATCTTCCGTTTTCGCCTTCCTGTCCCACCCTTCATTTTGCAGCCTGGAGCCATTTTGGAATTTGCCATCTGCTATCATGTAGAGGGATGTAAATACTGGGACAACAACGATGGGCACAATTATAAACTATCATGCCATAGCTACAAACTGACTGTGCCAAGAGAGTGTGAGGATAGCATGCTGCATTTTACATGA